One window of the Pleurocapsa minor HA4230-MV1 genome contains the following:
- a CDS encoding OmpA family protein, giving the protein MNEDSPNQPDLANHKDRDSVDLEQIESLIEILIDEKTSPPNFDSESLSEPDFNLSRSAQLAIEDPPQDFNLIKSDSVTQEDIAIEKQKSEAAIKSPDMTTIEEVEKIATEKATPEDLADVVNSLIPLIVGLLEFKLDNSRSGIIQTIRPVLDRLIEERTQEDSPKMAAAIARILPAAIEDEIRLNPLAIARAIAPEIALAIREQILLDKDAIPETLGPEMGKAIKAQIESSKDAMVDALYPVIGTTIAKYMVEVVQDINSKIEKTLTPEGIKRKFRAKLQRVSEAELIFQESVGYRVRAIFLIAKDSGLVIQKIQIPGEKQLDAEMLAGMLTAIRSFANDCITSGSELDLIDYGDWQILIEVAGYCYLAVIVAGEPPREFSTKTRRILGEIIIEHDKTIQNFNGNLADVPVAIKTKLEQLTETNSDRPQKSSSPILLWLLIFVLGLIFIPWGINSYRARIARRLEQFTAVQLDAAPELSVYRLEPTVKQGKLIVRGRVPDDYLRDRAQTILQEIANQNKLELDNQIVAVQVPVYPSLIAGEIQRLTNLFNQQPKVAIKALYQPKTLTINGFVLDESTRQTIGQAFKQIPGIEQVVFDIDRQLPIVKQRIYFNSGSSKLDVADNFAKINAVTELLQQYPQLHLQLIASNDAIGSSVINQKLRQKRCQSVKTALVARGIQSSRLVNNCNSLLQANYNQRNQAEWFRRYVSFEPLIPPNSQ; this is encoded by the coding sequence CTAATTTTGATTCAGAATCGTTATCTGAACCAGATTTTAACTTATCAAGATCGGCTCAACTAGCTATTGAAGATCCGCCACAAGACTTCAATTTAATTAAATCAGACTCGGTAACCCAAGAAGATATTGCAATCGAGAAGCAAAAATCTGAGGCTGCAATAAAATCACCAGACATGACTACAATCGAAGAAGTGGAGAAGATCGCCACAGAAAAGGCTACTCCTGAAGATTTAGCCGATGTGGTTAATAGTTTAATTCCCTTGATCGTAGGATTACTGGAGTTTAAGCTGGATAATTCGCGCTCAGGCATAATTCAAACCATTAGACCAGTATTAGACCGTTTAATTGAAGAGCGAACTCAGGAAGATTCGCCTAAAATGGCTGCGGCGATCGCTAGAATTCTTCCCGCAGCAATTGAAGATGAGATCAGACTCAATCCTCTCGCCATTGCCAGGGCGATCGCGCCAGAAATTGCCCTAGCGATCAGGGAACAGATACTGCTAGATAAGGATGCTATTCCTGAGACTTTAGGGCCAGAAATGGGCAAGGCAATCAAGGCTCAGATTGAATCGTCAAAGGATGCTATGGTTGATGCTCTTTATCCTGTCATCGGTACTACTATTGCTAAATACATGGTGGAAGTAGTCCAAGATATCAACAGTAAGATTGAGAAAACCCTAACTCCTGAAGGAATTAAACGTAAATTTCGCGCCAAACTACAGAGAGTTTCCGAGGCAGAACTAATTTTTCAAGAGTCGGTAGGATACCGTGTTCGAGCAATATTTTTAATCGCTAAAGACTCTGGACTAGTAATTCAAAAAATACAGATTCCAGGCGAAAAACAGCTTGATGCTGAAATGCTGGCGGGTATGTTGACGGCGATCCGCAGCTTTGCTAATGACTGTATTACTTCAGGTTCGGAACTAGATTTGATTGACTATGGTGATTGGCAAATTTTGATTGAAGTTGCGGGATATTGCTATTTAGCGGTGATCGTTGCGGGAGAACCGCCTAGAGAATTTAGTACCAAAACGCGACGAATTTTAGGGGAAATAATCATCGAACATGATAAAACAATTCAGAATTTTAACGGTAATTTGGCAGATGTTCCCGTCGCTATTAAAACTAAACTAGAACAGTTAACCGAAACCAATAGCGATCGACCGCAAAAATCGTCTTCGCCAATCTTACTTTGGTTGCTAATTTTTGTTTTGGGTTTAATTTTTATTCCTTGGGGTATAAATAGCTATCGTGCCAGAATTGCCCGTCGCCTTGAGCAATTTACAGCAGTTCAACTAGATGCTGCACCAGAACTATCGGTATATCGTTTAGAGCCGACGGTAAAGCAGGGTAAATTGATTGTGCGGGGGAGAGTACCCGATGACTATCTACGCGATCGCGCCCAAACTATCCTGCAAGAAATTGCTAACCAAAATAAGCTGGAACTCGATAATCAAATCGTGGCGGTTCAAGTTCCTGTTTATCCCAGTTTAATAGCAGGTGAAATCCAAAGATTGACAAATTTATTTAATCAACAGCCAAAAGTAGCGATTAAGGCTTTATATCAGCCAAAGACTCTAACTATCAACGGATTTGTGCTGGATGAATCTACTCGCCAAACCATCGGTCAAGCATTTAAGCAGATACCAGGAATTGAACAGGTGGTGTTTGATATAGATCGGCAGTTACCCATCGTCAAACAGCGAATTTATTTCAATTCAGGTTCGAGTAAACTAGATGTGGCTGACAATTTTGCCAAAATTAATGCTGTTACAGAACTTCTACAACAATATCCACAACTACATTTACAGTTAATTGCCTCGAATGACGCGATCGGTTCTTCGGTAATTAACCAAAAGCTCAGACAAAAGCGTTGTCAAAGTGTTAAAACTGCTTTAGTAGCTAGAGGAATTCAATCTAGTAGACTAGTGAATAACTGCAATTCTTTACTTCAGGCTAACTATAACCAGCGTAATCAAGCAGAGTGGTTTAGGCGATATGTTAGCTTTGAACCATTAATTCCCCCGAACTCGCAATAA
- a CDS encoding GTP-binding protein has translation MSTITQKICLLGDFNVGKTSLVRRFIEDKFSDRYLSTVGVKVSRKSLNVTTETQRHQLNLLIWDLEGNTKFKSITPNYLKGASGSIIVADLSRSDTLDNLTQHLQLFFEVNPQGQVAVALNKADLILPEKLAKLVENCQLPDFPRVLGIYTTSAKTGDRIEQMFQELATVLVPPEKP, from the coding sequence ATGTCCACCATTACCCAAAAAATTTGTTTGCTAGGAGATTTTAATGTTGGTAAAACTAGTTTAGTACGTCGTTTTATCGAAGATAAATTTAGCGATCGCTATCTTTCAACAGTAGGAGTTAAGGTATCTCGTAAATCCCTCAACGTTACAACTGAGACGCAAAGACACCAGCTCAATCTCCTGATTTGGGATCTCGAAGGAAATACTAAATTCAAATCTATTACACCCAACTATCTTAAAGGGGCTAGCGGTTCAATCATTGTTGCCGATCTGAGTCGATCTGATACCTTAGATAACCTCACTCAGCACTTGCAACTATTTTTTGAAGTTAATCCCCAAGGACAAGTCGCAGTAGCTTTAAATAAAGCCGATTTAATTCTCCCAGAAAAGCTAGCCAAGTTAGTGGAAAATTGCCAGTTGCCCGATTTTCCTAGAGTTTTGGGGATTTATACAACTTCTGCCAAGACAGGCGATCGCATTGAGCAGATGTTCCAAGAACTAGCTACTGTACTTGTTCCCCCTGAGAAACCATAG
- a CDS encoding transaldolase, with translation MIYLDSAILEEAQTAVAMGWVKGITTNPTLLKKSTLLPEDCLEQLSAICPGELYYQLCAGDFASMIQEGYRAAEIVGDRLVLKIPATELGFRVTAHLATKIACSVTAIYSPAQAAIASEAGAKYAIAYVNRATRLLGNGLELVQSMAQVLKNSPTEILAASIKSPQEAAATLQAGAHHLTLPLDILRAMTTHELSIQTVAEFTDRGRGISMVSQGEQVQ, from the coding sequence ATGATTTATTTAGATTCGGCTATTTTAGAAGAAGCCCAAACAGCAGTGGCGATGGGCTGGGTGAAGGGAATTACCACTAACCCCACTTTGTTAAAGAAAAGTACTCTGCTTCCCGAAGATTGCCTGGAACAACTTTCAGCCATCTGTCCTGGGGAACTATACTACCAACTCTGCGCTGGCGATTTTGCCAGTATGATCCAAGAAGGATATCGAGCTGCTGAGATCGTCGGCGATCGCTTGGTCTTGAAAATTCCCGCTACTGAGTTGGGTTTTCGCGTAACGGCCCATTTAGCTACCAAAATTGCCTGTTCGGTGACGGCGATCTATAGTCCCGCCCAAGCAGCGATCGCCTCAGAAGCAGGGGCAAAATATGCGATCGCCTATGTTAATCGCGCCACTAGATTATTAGGAAATGGTCTGGAACTAGTACAGTCTATGGCTCAGGTATTGAAAAACAGCCCAACAGAAATTTTAGCAGCCAGCATTAAATCCCCCCAGGAAGCAGCCGCAACCCTACAAGCAGGAGCGCATCATCTTACTCTCCCCCTAGATATTCTACGAGCAATGACGACTCATGAGCTATCGATTCAAACTGTAGCCGAGTTTACCGATCGAGGAAGGGGAATTTCTATGGTTTCTCAGGGGGAACAAGTACAGTAG